The sequence below is a genomic window from Candidatus Thiodiazotropha endoloripes.
GAAATCGTTTTCCTGCAAGGCGTTGCCGATACACTGGCCGGTATCATCGAACGCGCCCGAACCAATGATCAGCTGGCATTGGCCCACCAACAGAACAGCCGCTTGCTCTCGTCCCTGACCTCCATCCTTATCGGTGTTGATGAGCAGCAGTGTATCAGTCACTGGAACGACAAGGCAGCAGCGGTCTTTGAGCTGACCGCAGAGCAGGTGCAAGGTAAACCGATCGCTGAGTGTCCGATCGACTGGAACTGGGAACAGATCTCAAACGAGATCGAGACCAACCTGAGCAACTCAATGAAATCGGAGCGTTTTGATTCGCGCTTCAAACAGCAGAACGGCTCCAACCGCTTGCTATCCATCTGTGTCACACCCTACAACGACAGCATTGGTCACAGCGACGGCTATCTCTTGATTGCAGATGATGTCACCGAGCAGAAGCAGTTGGAATCGGAGATACAGCAGGCGCAAAAACTGCAGTCCATCGGCCAGCTGGCGGCAGGTATAGCGCACGAAATCAATACCCCCATTCAGTATGTCGGTGACAATGTCCGTTTTCTGCGCGATGCGTTTGAGGAGATCTCCGAGATCATCGACAGTCAACACGATCTGGTCGAACGGGCTCGCACCAACAACATCGCCGTTGAGCAGATCGATCAGTTGGACGAGCAGATCGATGAAGTGGATCTGGAGTACCTGCAGGAGGAGATTCCCAAATCGATCCAACAGACACTCGATGGTGTCGATCGGGTTGCCACCATCGTCCGGGCCATGAAGGAGTTTTCCCACCCCGGTTCGGACGAGAAGACTCTCACCGACATCAACAAAGCGATCGAAAGTACGCTTACCGTCGCGCGAAATGTCTGGAAATACCATGCGGAAGTATCCCTCGACCTGCAACCGGCACTGCCACAGGTCCCATGCATTCCCGGTCCTGTGAATGAGGTACTGCTGAACATCATTGTCAATGCCGCCCACGCGATTGCGGAGAAGGTTGGGGAGAGCGGTGAACTGGGCAATATCGCTATCGCCACCGAATCGACCAATGACTGGTGTGTCATACGCATCAGCGACAGCGGTTCAGGCATCCCCGAAGATGCACGCCATCATGTTTTTGACCCATTCTTCACCACCAAAGAGGTCGGCAAGGGAACGGGCCAGGGTCTGTCACTGAGTCACAAGATTATCGTCGATCAACACGATGGGGAATTGAGTTTCGAAACGGAACTCGGTGTAGGCACCACCTTCATCATCAAGCTTCCGATCACAGGAGAGATCAATTGAACCAATCAGAGGAAAAGAAACGAATTCTGTTCGTAGACGATGAAGGTAACATTCTCTCCGGTCTAAGACGCAGTCTGCGGGCCTATCGAAAACAGTGGGATATGTTGTTTGTCGACAGTGGTCAGGAGGCGTTGAGCAAAGCCGAAGAGACCCATATCGATGCGGTGATTACCGACATGCGGATGCCGGGCATGGATGGGGCACAGTTGTTGGATCGCATTGCGCAGCGTCACCCCCATGTTGTGCGCATCGTGCTCTCCGGTCAATCTGATCAGGAAACGGTCATGAAAACGGTGGGGCCAGCTCATCAATATCTGAACAAACCCTGCGAGGTGGATGTACTCAAGGCCACCCTGGTACGCGCCTTCTCATTACGCGACCTGCTGGGTAAGAGTGAATTGAATTCACTGATCTCAGGAATGCGTGCACTACCCAGTCTGCCGACCATCTACAACGAACTGGTGAGCCTGATCCAGGATCCCAACACAGCTGTCGCTGACATCGGCAGGCTGATCGCCAAAGATCCGGCAATGACGGTAAAAACCCTGCAACTGGTCAACTCAGCCTTTTTCGGACTTGGCCGGCACATCTCCAATCCGGTCGATGCAGCCTCTCTGCTCGGGATGGAGATTCTCAAGCCCCTGGTACTCTCCATCGGCATCTTCCAGCAGTTTGATCAGGATAATTTGTCGACCAAAGAGTTCTCCCTCGATTCACTCTGGGCTCACAGCATGAAAGTCGGCTCACTCGCCAAACAGATCGCCAACCGGCAGGGTATGGAGAAAACCCTCATTGAGGATTGTCTGCTGTCTGGAATGTTGCACGATATCGGTAAACTGATACTGGCGCTCAACCTGCCTGAGGAGTACAGCCGAATGGAACTACTCCTGACAGATCAACAGCAATCCCGCAGCAGTGCTGAAGCTGAAATCTTCGGCGCAACCCACGGCACAGTTGGCGCCTATCTGCTGGGGCTGTGGGGATTGCCTGAATCGGTGGTCGAAGCCGTGGCACTGCACAACCAGCCTTCACTGCAAGCTGAGGCGACATTCAGCCCTCTGACCATTGTGCATGTTGCCAATGGAGTGATTCACCAGCATGGCGCAGAGACGCCGGAAACCTCACCGATGGACAGGGATTACCTGCAGACACTCGGCATGCTGGATCAGCTTGATCAATGGCAATCGCTTACCGATGGCATTGAATCATAGCCTGCCGTTACTTCGATCCAGCAGAAGTATAACCGGGCAGCCGAGTCGAGCCTGACATCCTTTCCTGCTCCAACAATGAGACAAGATGGGGTCTTTTCACGCCCATTCACCTGCTCAATCAATTAATTACAGTTTAATTAATTGATGGCAATTGATCCCATCAGCAGGCAATCTATATGCAGTTTTCAAACCCCCACATCCATAACAGGTCGATAAGGAATAGTGATGATAGTGACGAATATCGAGATTCTCCCGGACAAGCGGATCGTGGAACACCTGGGCCTGGTACAGGGCAGTTCCGTACGTGCCAAGCATGTCGGCCGGGATATCATGGCCGGTCTGAAAAACATCTTCGGTGGTGAACTGAAAGGCTATACGGAACTGCTTCAGGAGTCCCGTGCCGAAGCGATGGAGCGAATGGTCGAACAGGCGGAAGCCGTCGGTGCCAATGCGGTTCTGAATGTGCGATTTTCCACCTCCAGTGTGGCCGCTGGAGCAGCGGAACTGTTTGCCTATGGGACAGCTGTGGTCCTGGAGTAACGCCATGATAGACCTGATCATCCTGGTCACCCTGCTGGCTCTGGGTTACGGCTTTGGCAGCTATGCGGAGCGCAGACACTACAAATCCATTATCACCCGGGAGAATACCCTGCGGCATATCCCGGCTGTCACCTCCAGGTTCCCTCCGCTGGACAGAAACCACACTGATGCAGCCCTGGTCAGTGGCAGTGTCGTGGTCTCAGTAGACTATTTCAAACGCTTCATTGCCGCACTGAGAAATCTGGTAGGCGGTCGTGTCACCTCCTATGAGAGCCTGGTCGATCGTGCCAGACGGGAGGCCATACTGCGCATGAAGGCAGAGGCTGAACAACTCAATGCTCAGATTGTCTTCAACGTTAAGCTGGAGACCTCCAGCATCCACAAGGGAAGAGGTAACAACATCGGTTCGGTTGAGGTCTTAGCCTATGGTACCGCTTTAAAAACCAATCCTTAGAAACCGAGCGATGAAATACAGTAACCCGCAAATTCCCGAAGGGATCAACACCAGCAAGCAGCACCCGTTAAAAGAGTTCTTCATGCTCACAACCGGGGTGCTTGGTTTGATTGTAGCCGCTGTACTGTTGCTGGGTTTTTTCGCTGACAAGCTGGCCCACCACATCCCCTTTGATGTGGAGCTGAAGATTGCTTCGAAAGAGCTGCTTGAAGCGCCGGAACCGGGCCCAATGCAGAGCTATCTTGAAGCGTTGACCGAACGGATTGTCAGCGCACAGGGACTATCGGAAGAGATGCCGATCACCGTGCATTATGTCGATAACGACACGGTCAATGCCTTCGCCACACTCGGCGGCCATATCTATATGTTTCGCGGTCTGCTGGAAAAACTGCCAAACGAAAATGCACTGGTGATGGTGCTCGCCCATGAGATCGCCCATGTCAAACACCGTCACCCGATCCGCAGCCTTGGGCGCGGTATTACCATCGGACTGGCGCTCTCCATGGTCAGCAGTACGCTGGGTGACATGATGGCCAATCAGATCGTCAGCAATACAGGCATGGTCACCTCATTGACCTTCAGCCGGGATCAGGAGCGCGAGTCCGACAAGACCGCACTCGAGACGCTGATGGTGCTCTACGGCAATGTGGTAGGTGCAGACCAGCTGTTCAGAGTGCTACTGGAGGCCGAAGGCGCGATGAAGGTACCGGAGTTTTTCAGTACCCACCCATTGTCGGAGAAGCGTATTCAACATATCCATGTTTTTGGCAGAGAGCTCTCCAGTTCTACATCAAGCGCGCAAGCCACGCCGCTACCCAGCGACTTTCCCAGCTGGCTACACCTGACTGATAACGATCAAGGTCGCGAGTAACAACAGACACAAAGCCTGAAAGCCCCTCTCCCTTTACGGGATATGGGTTAGGGAGATGGTGTACGTGAAGCGTTTTTTCACAATATCGGTGCAAATCACACCTGCCGATCAATCGTGACTGCAGATTGCTGAACAATTGGATAACGCGGCTATCGCCCCCTCTCCCCCGCCCCCTCTCCCACGAGGGGAGAGGGGAGCTATATAACCAGGCCATTCACCACACCGACGCTTTCTATTCTCCATCGAATGTTGTTCGTTCGCCTGTGGAGACTGACCCGATTGGCAATATGGCAAACTCAGCGCAGCGCCTGATAATTCCCATCGATGACACTCATCTTAAGTACCAATCGGGAATAACTTTCAGTCGATGCAGCCCCGCCTCACCCGGAACAGACCAATGCTCAGCGCTTATCCTTAAACTCAATCTCTAACGACTTGAGCTTACGGTAGAGATGAGTCCGCTCCATGCCCACCTCTTTGGCCATACGTGAGATATTGCCTTCGTGCTGCTTGAGCTGGTACTCCAGATAGACCTTTTCGAACTCCTCTCTGGCCTGGCGCAGAGGCTGATCCAGTGAGACCGGGGATTCCGGACCGACCAGCGAGCCGCCCAACTCCGGCGCTCCCATTGAAGACTCAACCTCCTCCTGGGAGATCTCGCTGCCGGCACCCAGGATCAACAACCGCTGCACCAGATTTTTCAGCTCCCGCACATTGCCATGCCAGGGGTGGTTGCGCAGGGTGTTCTGAGCACCCACGTTGAAGTGACGGTAGGGGAGTTTCTCATGGGTTACATACCAGTCCACGTAGAAGTTGAGCAGCTCCGGCACATCTTCAGCATGTTCACGCAGCGGCGGCACATGCAGGGGCACGACATTCAGATGATAGAAAAGATCCTCACGAAAGGTGCCGCCCTGCACCGCCTCTTCCAGGTTGTGCTGGGTTGCGGCGATGATGCGTACGTCGATACTCACCGGCTCGCTGCCACCGACCCGCATGAAGCGACCGGTATCCAGAGCGCCGACCAGTTGCGACTGGGCCTCCAGATCCATATCCGCCACTTCATCGAGAAACAGGGTGCCACCCACCGCCTGCTCCAGCCTGCCGTAGTGGATGCGCCCATCCTCTTCGCTGCCGAACAGCTCCTGGGCGGCATTGCCCTTGACGATGGCACTGACATTGACCTCCACGAAGGGGCGGTCGCGACGCAGGCTTTGCGAGTGCAGATAGCGGGCCAGGGTCTCCCGGCCACTGCCCGGCTCACCGGTCACCAGTACCCAGGTATCGTGCTGGGCGATACGTTTCACCTGCTCTCTGAGACGCTGCATCACGGTACTTCTACCAGTCGGTTCATGTACCGCATGGACATGTTTGCGCAGCCCGACGTTTTCCTGTTTGAGCTGTTCAGCTTCCAGTGCCCGTTCGACGGTCAGCAGCAACTTGGCCAGAGAGAGGGGCTTTTCAAGAAAGTCATAGGCGCCAAGCCGGGTCGCTTCCACCGCCGTCTCCACCGTACCGTGACCGGACATCATGATCACCGGACAAGGCAGCCCATCATCCTCACCCCACTCTTTCAGCAGCGTGATGCCATCCATATCCGGCATCCAGATATCGAGCAATATCAACTCCGGCCGACGCTCCCGCAGAGCCTGTCGTGCACTCTTGCCATCTTCCGCCATGGAAACCTCATAGGACTCATCCTGCAGAATCTCTTTGACAAGATTGCGAATGTCCGGCTCATCATCCACCACAAGGATGTAGGCCTTACTCATACTTGACTCTCCTCGCGCCTTGATTGGCGCTTATTCAGGGGCAACAGGGCCATTTGGATTCGTGTTATCAGGCCCTGGATCCACCAACATCGGCAGCTGCATAACCATACAGGCACCCTTATCGCAATTCTCCGCCCAGATGATACCGCCATGCTCCTCGACAATCTTCTTGACGATTGCCAACCCCAGCCCGGTACCCTTCTGCTTGGTTGTGACATAGGGTTCGAATAACTGCTGCATCATCTCCTGGGGTATCCCAGGGCCGTTGTCCTGCACCCGCAACTCATAGTTGGGATGCTCATCCAGCTTCACCACCTTTGAGACCAGACTCACTTCAGCATCAGGGACACCTTCGAGTGCCTCAACCGCATTCTTCAGCAGATTATGCACCACCTGCCTGATACGCAACGGGTCAGCTTCCACACGAGCCTGATCGGCACTCATCTGCAGATCAAACTTGATACCCTGATTTGCCCGATAGAGATCAAACACCTCACCAACCAGATGCTCCAGCTTTACCGGCTTGGCTGCCATCTGTGGCGGCTTGGCGTATTCCGAGAAGTCATTGACCATGCTCTTCATCGCTTCAACCTGCTGCACGATGGTGTGGGTGGCCCGGTCCAGGACCTGGGCATCCTGCTCCGGCATGCTCTTGAGATACTTATGCCTCAATCGCTCGGCTGACAGCTGTATCGGGGTCAGGGGATTTTTAATTTCATGGGCAAGACGTCTTGCCACCTCACCCCAGGCCGCATCCCGCTGGGCACGGATCAATGCGGTGACATCATCAAACAGCACAATGTGTCCGATTCTACCATTCGGCTGGGCGAACGGTGTGGTCCGGCAGATCAGCACTTTACGTCCCTCACCGCCGAACATGGTCAGCTCTCCCCGCCACTCTTTCTCCATCTCACCCAACGGCGCCTCGAGTCCATCGGCAAACTGTCTCAGGATCGGGGAATCCTGGCCCAGGTTGCTGATCGACTCCCCGGCCACCTGATTCATGTTGACCCCGAGAATCTTACCCGCCGCCGGATTGGCGGTACGCAGTTTACGCTGGGCATCGAAGGTCAGCACCCCGGATGAGAGTCGCGCCAGCACAGTCTCGAGATAGGCCCGCTGACCCTCCACCTCGCGCTGACTTCGATCCGCATGATCCCGCGCCTGACGGATCCGCCGGGTCATGGCATTGAACGAGGCAACCAGAAAGGCGAGTTCGTCGGCGCGCCGGGGAACCGGCAGCTGACGATCATAGTCACCACCGGCAACCGCTTTGGTACCGGCCGCGATGTTGGCAATCGGCGCAACCAGGCGACGAGCGGAGAAGAAGGCGGCCCAAACCGCGGAGAGCACCGCGAATATCAACACCAGCGAGAGGGTCAGGGAGAAATTACGTTTCAGTGACTGGCGCAGAAAGGAGAGCTCCTTGTAACGGTTGTAGGCCAGCTCCAACTTCTCCGAAAGTACACTGACCCGTTCCGATGCCGGGTAGAGCCCCTGGATGATCAACGGCCTGCCCAGAGGATCGGCCACTGCCACCCGGATCATCAGTTCATCCTTGTCCCGCGCCAGACCCACATAACTGCTACCTTCCCGCAGACGCTGCATGATGTAGTCGTCAGGTTTGGCCGGCGCCAGCTCATCCGCTACCGCATTGGAGTAGGCGATGATCTGTCCACCGGGATCACTCAGTGACAGCTCCAGCGCACCGGACTGCTGACGCAGCCGCGCAATGGTCAGGGAGAGCGCCGACTCGGAGGTATCGGCGATGCTCAACAACTGCTGTTCGGTATATTTCAGCCAGACCCTCTGATTCAGCGCCAGCGAGGCCTGACCCAGCTCCCGCGCATCCTCCATCGCCTGGTCGATCTGCACATCGAACCAGCTGTCGATGCCCCCCTGCAGAAAACTGAAGGAGTAGTAGTAGACCACCCCGACCGGCGTCAGCGCGATCAGGGTGAAGATCAACACCATGCGCAGGGTAAGACGGGAACCCGCACTGTGGCGTAGATACTGGCGAATCAAGCGGATCGAGTTGTAGGTGATCAGCACAAACAACACAAACATACCGGCCAGGTTGAAGATTAACAGCGGCACGAAATAGCGGCTCAGTTCGGCTGAGTTCTGCACCGCGCTGCTCATCAGATGCAGACTGACCAGCAGCAGAATCAGCAGCAGACCGACTGAGAGTCCGCCCAGACGTAAACGACTCAGGGTTGAAGGGGCCATTGGGACCATCCGGTTGTTAGTTTCCAGCCGCCACCCAGATAGGCCAGCGGTTGCAGCGGTAACGGCAGGGAGTCAATATCCAGATCGGCGCGCAAACGCAGCTGATAGGCCTCACCGGGAATCAGCTGCACCAGGCGCACCAGTGGCAGGTTGTTGATCTCCCCCAGTGCGTAGAGCGCCGCCTCCTGGGTGACAAAATTCTGTTCATCGCCGGATTGCATATCCACCACGCGATAGAGTTCGGTCAAGGCATGGTAGCGAATCTGAAACCACAGGGTCTGGGCAAACGGGCTGGGCTCCCAGAACCCCCGCCAGACCTTATCCACCACCAACTGTACCTTCAGGGTCAACGGCACACCATTGCTCAAGGCCTGATGCGCCTTGTCACTCAAGGCATAGTCGATACGCGCATTCAGCCGATAGCCGTTATCCACTTTATTGATCTGCACCTCCTTGACCGAAAAACTGGCGCCGTTGGCCTCGGTAAACACGATCAACAGCATCAGTAGTAGGAGAATTGTGTGTTTCATTGCGGCTGTTTTACCAAAGCTGCATAGAAAAACCCATCCATGCCCGCCTCGCCAGGCAGGATCTGCCGCCCCACATCACAGGCCTCTCCCCACGCCACCTCCATTGGCAGGGCGCGGGCATCCGGCTGTTCGGCAAGAAAACGGCTCAACTGACGATGATTCTCATCTGCCAGGATCGAACAAGTGACATAGAGCATCCGGCCACCCACCTCCAGCAGCGGCCAGACTGCTCTCAGAATCTCTCCCTGCAGCTTCACCAGCGCGGGGATATCCGATGCTCTGCGCAGTTGTTTGATGTCCGGGTGTCGACGTATCACACCGGTTGCTGAGCAGGGCACATCCAGCAGAATCCGCTGATACTGTCGCTCGGCCCAATCCCCCTCTGGATTCGCCGCATCACCCACCACCAGGTCCGCCTGCTGATCGAGCCGGGCCAGATTCTCCTCCACCCGCTGCAGCCGCTCGGCACTGAGGTCGACGGCGGTCAGGCGGACTGTGGGTTGCCGCTCCAGGATGTGACAGCTCTTGCCACCCGGTGCGGCGCAGGCATCCAGGACATGCTCTCCGGGCTGAGGATCGAGCAACTCCGCCGCCAACTGGGCAGCGCCGTCCTGAACCGACACCCAGCCCTGCTCAAATCCGGGTAATCGGGTGACATCCATGGGTTGCTGAAGCGTCAGGCCTGACTCGATATAGGGAATGGTCTGAGCGGTTATATCCATCTCCCGCAGACTCTGTTGATAGTCCGCCAAAGCGTGTTTAGCCAGATTGACCCGCAGACTCATCGGTGGACGTTGGTTCAGTGCCCTGACCCGCGACTGCCATTCGTCCGGCCACTGCTCGCGCAATGCGTCCAGCAACCAGCGGGGCATGTCATAGGCCACCTCCGGTTGATCGGCGATTGCTTTCAGCAGACTCTCCTGCTGACGCTGAAAGTTTCGCAGAACGCCATTGATCAGTCCCACAGCCCATTTTTTCCCCAGCTGCTTGGCCGCGCCGGCCGTCTCATGCACCGCGGCATGATCCGCCACCCTCAGATAAAGCAGCTGGTAGAGTCCGATCAGGATCAGCGCAGCGATGTCCCGATCCCGACTCTTCAGGGGTTTGCTGAGCAGACGTCGGCTCAAGGCGTCGAGTTGCATGAAATTGCGCATCACCCCATAGGCGATCTCCTGCACCAGGCCACTGTCCCGTGGATCAGCAATTTCAGCACTGTGTTTGGGTATCGACTCAGACAGCGAGTGACCGCTCAGCACATCCCCAATCACCCGGGCCGATACTGACCTGGGATTGGTTATTGTTGGTCGTTTGCGACCCCCCATCAAGTCAGTACCACACCATCCATGGTGTGGGCATTGAGAAAGTCCCCGGCCGCCATCGCCCGTTTACCGGGCATCTGCAACTGGGTGATACGCAACACCCCTTCCCCGGTAGCCACATCAAAGCCCGTTTTACCGGTTGCCACCACCTGACCCGGGGTTGCGGATCCGTCACCACTGACAACCTCGCTGTTCCAGACTCTCATCACCTTCTCCCCATACAGGCAGTGGGCCACTGGCCAGGGATTGAATGCGCGAACCTGGCGATCAATCTGCACAGCCGACTGGGACCAGTCGACCCTGGCCTCCTCCTTATCGAGCTTGCTGGCGTAGTTTGCCTGGGAGTCGTCCTGGGGTATCGCTTTGACCCGGCCTTCACTCAGACCGGGCAGAACCTCGATCAGCGCCTCTGAACCCAGTTCAGCCAGCCGATCATGCAGCGAACCACCGGTCTCGGCCGGATCGATCGGTGTGCTGCGAATACTCAGCATGGGGCCGGTATCGAGTCCGGCCTCCATCTGCATGATGGTCACCCCGGACATCTCATCACCGGCCAGTATGGCGCGCTGGATGGGAGCCGCCCCCCGCCAGCGCGGCAGCAGCGAAGCGTGAATGTTGATACACCCCAGCCTGGGTATATCCAATACCGCCTGGGGCAGCAGCAGGCCATAGGCCACCACCACCATCAGATCGGCCTGATGCCGCTGCAGGATCTGTTGCGCTTCAGGATCCTTCAGGGTCTTTGGCTGAAAGACCTCGAGATCGTGCTCCACGGCAAGCTGTTTGACCGGACTGAACTGCACCTTTCTGCCACGTCCGGCCGGTCGGTCCGGTTGGGTGTAAACCGCGACAACACGATGCTCCGTTGAGAGCAGAGCCTGTAGAGCCGAAGCGGCGAAATCCGGCGTACCGGCGAATATTATTTTCAGTGGCTGAGCCATGGGATGGATTCCAAAAAAGTCCTTAGCAGTTGTTTTTTAACAAGTTTGGGATGCGGGTCTCAGACAGATCCCGGATCACCGATGAAGATTGTTTCAGGGTCGGCTTCAGATCACCTCGCGGGCACCAGCTGTGGAACTGGTCTGCTGGCGGCTCTCCTTCTCCAGCTTTTTACGGATACGCTGACGTTTCAGGCTGGAGAGATAGTCGACAAACAATTTACCATCCAGGTGATCCAGCTCATGCTGAACACAGACTGCCAGCAAGCCTTCGGCTTCCTCTTCAAACGGAATCCCGTCCCGGTCCAGGGCTTTGAAACGGATCCGGTCCGCCCGGCTTACGGTTTCGAAAATACCCGGCACAGAGAGGCACCCTTCCTCCATCTGTTCAATCCCATCTTTCTCTACAATCTCGGGATTGATCAGGCAGAGCGGCTCGTTCTTCTCCTCCGAAAGATCGATTACCACCACCCTTTTCGCCACATTGACCTGGGTTGCGGCCAGCCCGATACCCGGCGCCTGATACATTGTCTCAAGCATATCGTCAACCAGCCGACGTATAGAGTCGTCGACCTGAGCCACTGGTTTGGCTTTGTTGCGTAGCCTGGGATCGGGAAAATGAAGTATGTCGAGAATCGCCATTGGTTTATCCAAAATCTATAGTACAAATGCAAGAAATTGCGCTAACATAATGATCATACTGGAAACTGGTGTACTGTCCCATAGGGTTTCAACCGCTGAAACGAAGACAGTAGCGGCAGTAGCAGGGGAGTTCCCCAGCCTCTACCCTCACCAAATCGAAGCGTTTCCGTATCGTACCCAAGGGAATAGTCATGTTACATTTTAACAACAAACTCATCGGAGTCATCAGCGGCTTGCTGCTCTCCTTCGCTTCGCTGGCCGCTGACCACGTGGCGCTCAACCCAACCCACCCGGAACGCTATACCGTCGTCAAGGGCGATACTTTATGGGATATC
It includes:
- the rsmB gene encoding 16S rRNA (cytosine(967)-C(5))-methyltransferase RsmB, which encodes MGGRKRPTITNPRSVSARVIGDVLSGHSLSESIPKHSAEIADPRDSGLVQEIAYGVMRNFMQLDALSRRLLSKPLKSRDRDIAALILIGLYQLLYLRVADHAAVHETAGAAKQLGKKWAVGLINGVLRNFQRQQESLLKAIADQPEVAYDMPRWLLDALREQWPDEWQSRVRALNQRPPMSLRVNLAKHALADYQQSLREMDITAQTIPYIESGLTLQQPMDVTRLPGFEQGWVSVQDGAAQLAAELLDPQPGEHVLDACAAPGGKSCHILERQPTVRLTAVDLSAERLQRVEENLARLDQQADLVVGDAANPEGDWAERQYQRILLDVPCSATGVIRRHPDIKQLRRASDIPALVKLQGEILRAVWPLLEVGGRMLYVTCSILADENHRQLSRFLAEQPDARALPMEVAWGEACDVGRQILPGEAGMDGFFYAALVKQPQ
- the fmt gene encoding methionyl-tRNA formyltransferase; its protein translation is MAQPLKIIFAGTPDFAASALQALLSTEHRVVAVYTQPDRPAGRGRKVQFSPVKQLAVEHDLEVFQPKTLKDPEAQQILQRHQADLMVVVAYGLLLPQAVLDIPRLGCINIHASLLPRWRGAAPIQRAILAGDEMSGVTIMQMEAGLDTGPMLSIRSTPIDPAETGGSLHDRLAELGSEALIEVLPGLSEGRVKAIPQDDSQANYASKLDKEEARVDWSQSAVQIDRQVRAFNPWPVAHCLYGEKVMRVWNSEVVSGDGSATPGQVVATGKTGFDVATGEGVLRITQLQMPGKRAMAAGDFLNAHTMDGVVLT
- the def gene encoding peptide deformylase; the encoded protein is MAILDILHFPDPRLRNKAKPVAQVDDSIRRLVDDMLETMYQAPGIGLAATQVNVAKRVVVIDLSEEKNEPLCLINPEIVEKDGIEQMEEGCLSVPGIFETVSRADRIRFKALDRDGIPFEEEAEGLLAVCVQHELDHLDGKLFVDYLSSLKRQRIRKKLEKESRQQTSSTAGAREVI